Within Saccharomyces paradoxus chromosome X, complete sequence, the genomic segment ATTTCGATATCTATAGCTTGACAGAGCCAGAATTATTGGCATTCTTACCAAGGCCAGTTAAGGCCATCGTACTTCTATTTCCAATAAACGAAAATGCAAAAACGAGTGCCAATCAACAactttcaaattcttttgaCGTTATATGGTTTAAGCAATCAGTTAAAAACGCATGCGGTTTGTATGCAattcttcattctttgaGCAACAACCAGTCACTTTTGGAGCCCGGCTCCGACTTGGCTAACTTTTTAAAGTCTCAAAATGATACTACCGGGTCAAAGAACAAGTTTGATGATGACACCGCAGACCAATTCGTCTTGAATGTAATAAACGAGAATACACAAACATTTTCTACCGGCCAATCAGAAGCACCAGAAGCTACCGCAGATATCAATCTACACTATATCACATACGTGGAAGAGAACGGTGAGATATTTGAATTAGATGGGAGGAATTTGGGAGGGCCCCTCTATTTGGGAAAGAGCGACCCAACTGCCACTGATTTGATTGAGCAAAATTTAGTTAGACTGAGAATCGCCTCATATATGGAAAACGCCAATGAAGAGGATGTATTAAATTTTGCTATGTTAGGATTAGGTCCCACCTGGGAATGATAATCGCTTTTATTATTGAGCATTCAAATATATACTTACACAATTCTTTTTAATTACATAGTCCACCTACTCATCATAACCGCcaccaaaagaaaggaaaccGCCAGTTTGCCTCGAATGTCTCGAAAAATAGTCAAAATCAATGGAGACAGCGTTTGCTAATAATACAGCCCTTTGATCCAAAGTTAATACTTGAGAACTCAGTAATTCAGTGGGATAAATATCATTAAAGCATCTCTGTGAGTCAAATCTAACAACGTAAACACCAGTATCGGTAAACATTTCCCTTCCTAATCCAACCCAGTTTCTATCCACACTAGCCATTATCTTACCATCAGCATCTGTTACGGGGAAatcaaatgataaaaacGGTGCATCTATTTTACCAAATTGGTCAAACGTAGATCCTTCTGTTCCATTTTTCTGGAATAATTCGTAACGGCGCCTCCAGAGATGCCAGTTTTGAATGGTCTCTCCCACTATCGTTCCTTCTTTACCGTCATGATAATGAGAGGACCCACTGCCATTGTCAACATACGCAGAAGGAGGTACGATAGTCTTGATGTGAGAATTTATGAACGAAAAGGGCCTTTTGATCGTCATTATTACATTTCCCCAATTATCAAAGACATCTACTAAAAAAGGTCGATGCAGACGATAAAACTGCCGCATTATGGCCTTTGTTATAGAGAAATCTCTTTCCATCATTGATGCTATTTTGTTTCCGTTCACGTCCATTATGGCATACCTATTGGCCTGCTCGAAACCTAGGAAGACGTTCATGAATTCTATCTGTCTTTCGATAATGATTGTCGGCTCATTAAGGATTGTAGTAGCTACAGGGTCATGCACTTTTATTATActgctattattattttctttatatgaATATACCGGAGGCGTATTCGTTATTTGATTGTTTTCACGAATTACTCTTCTAAAGGAACCATTTCTGATTATTCTGCTGGGGGAATTCGTTAACGTTTTGCTCAGCGTGGCGAAATTTCTCATACATGATCGgttaataaaaaacatgATTGTTTTGTTCATGAAAGCGCTGTAGTTTACGCTtgatctttatttttttttcgttttgcCTTCTTTTCGATTCACAATTTCTAATCCTTACTCTCCGTAAGTTTACAAACTTGGATTAATTATGACAAAGTGAATGAAAGTTCTCACCACGTTATGCTCGGAACCTATTAAGGGAAGCAAGACCGCGCACTAGTTGTGAAAATGCTTCCGAATAACTGTCTTGAGAGCTATGACCACACTGGCAAGAAAAGTTACTGACCAGCTTTGATGAAGCTCTTAGCCGGTTTCTTAAAAACCACCTAATCTCCACTATTCTAAGATATTATACAAACGTTTGACAAGGTAATCAATCACCCCCCGAATCTTTCATATAGAATTCTATATATCCTATTGATCGAATAACAAATGCCGTTTATCTCATAttgagaattgggtgaataattagataatttttgaaactccattgttactaaaggctataatattaggtacacagaatatactagaagttctcctcgaggatataggaatccacaaaagggaatcgatagttttatatagtgttattaccttatcttctttccttttatatgttgtcattcattatcctattacattatcaatccttgcatttcagcttccattagattggatgactgtttctcaatctttatgccaacctcttgcaccgcatgttataatataatactaaatagatgatattagaatttcattccaacacaTATCTTATACCTACAGTAATCATCGGTGGAATCTCGCTACAATGATGAATAACTGTCTCACCTAAAAGTGTCTAGCACTTGTTCTGATTTTGACATTAATACTCCTAGGAAGGCATTTATCCCATAAACAACATTTGTTTGTTTACTTGTCTCTTTCAACAAACAATGGGAGTTTGGCCGAGTGGTTTAAGGCGTCAGATTTAGGTGGATTTAACCTCTAAAATCTCTGATATCTTCGGATGCAAGGGTTCGAATCCCTTAGCtctcattattttttattttttattttggttCCCATTATTCCAAGAATCTTAGAAGTGCGCGCGAGACAACTTTGGATTGAGTATGAAATACCACCGAGCAAGAGAGAGTAAGAAGAAGCACAAAGTAATACGGCTTTTAACACTTATAGGCTATTTTGCAGACAATTTTTGGAGACTAAACTATAAAGTTTTCTTGACGAAACCGACACGCAAAGATATGcttgttttcaaaagggGTATTCACGTGGTACCTAAGCTACCAAATTCCATGGCACTACTACAAAATGGGGTTCCCAAAATACTCAGTTCTTCGGGATTCAAGACGGTATGGTTCGACTACCAGCGGTATTTGTGTGATAAACTGACGCTGGCGACAGCAGGGCAGTCTCTCGAATCATATTATCCATTCCACATATTACTAAAAACTGCAGGGAATCCATTACAGTCTAATATCTTCAATTTAGCTTCGTCAATACACAATAACCATTTATTCGTGGAGAACATTTTACCTTCTGCCATTGAATCTGGCACCACTGATTCGAACGCTGTGGTGAAGACAGAGCCATCCAGGCTTTTTTTGTCTAGAATCCAAGATTCATTTAATGGCAGCGATTGGCAGGTAGTGAAAGAGGAAATGATTTACCGTGCTGAGAATGAAGTCTTAGGGCAAGGCTGGTTATTTTTAGTTGAAAACAGTGAGAAAAAACTCTTCATATTAACCAGCAATAATAATGGTACACCGTATTATTTTCCCAGGAACCAGTCGTTTGATTTAAACAGTGCAATTTCCATCGATGAATTTTCTACCCTGAAGCAAATGAAAGAACTGATAGGAAGCTCTACTAAATCACATGGTAAGGTTCAGGACTGGACCATGCCTGTAATTTGCGTCAATTTGTGGGACCATGCTTATTTACATGATTATGGCGTTGGAAACCGATCCAAATACGTGAAGAATGTTCTTGATAACTTGAATTGGTCAGTGGTAAATAATAGGATATTCTCTGGCGTATCGAAGTaatgaaggaaagaaagCGATAGCCTCTTACCCTCATATGTAATTATAGAGGTATAAGTGGAAGGCAGTCTACCAAAATCTTATATACTGTAAATAGTTTTATCTTCTCGCTCTTGTTTTAAACAACCTTAATGGCAATCACTTTATCATTCTCATCTTTCAGCATTGAAGCCCTATTTCTATCGCAGAGAGGCTTCAAACAGTAATATAGCAAGTTTTCGGGCATTCCGTGGAACTCCCAACTGAATGTTTCATCACCTTCGCTTAATTCATATAACGTAATGACTTGGTTCAGTTTCCCAGAGTCTTCGAACCACTGCAATATCAAAGAAGCCCAGTTATCTAAGCTCTTCCAGAGTATAAAATATCTCGTAGTGGTGGTATTGTTACTTTTCCTACCGCTTTGATCAATAGGTAAACACTTACCTTCTTTGGCCATTTGCGACCAAATTTCGTCGATGAATACCTGTGAAACAGACCTTTGGATGTCTTCATTAttaaaaagattttttgatactttttttgaatcgTCATTATCTGTGTTTCCACTATCTAATGAATTGTCATTGACTACAGCCCCGTCGGCAGACATGtaccaaatttttttgcactTGCAATATTGTGATATGATGTCTATCCACGTACTTATTTGTTGCCTCCTGGTCAAAGAATTGGGTTGACGTGTATATAGTGGCGGAAATGAGTATACTGGAGGTAATGCAGTCATAATATGCTTGCTATATTAACGCAATAGGGATGGTTCTGAACAATGCTTTGAATTCACAGACGGTTTAGTTGagaaaatgttgaaaaaattactgGACAAGCGAACTActtgcaaaatttttcgaCGACCTTTCTTGATATGCTACGATTCATGAAGCAggtattttttcttaaggGACAACAAATCCAGAAGAACGAAACCGTTTGAAAAGCGACCAGAGAATGTTATTTAATAAACGCTATGAATGCGAAATTATCAGACGTACATGTTGTGTACTCTAGTCATGGTGCTTAACCATCTGCAGGCATACAATACAGGGTTTTCTAGTAAAAAGGAGcaaattcaataaatcaTTGTCAGCTAACGCACTCATATAAGAAACACATAAGACTATTTAAAGGGACATTCTCCCTGATATCGTTTACAGATGTCTTACTGTATAAAAGACCGTCTATTCACTTAACGGTATCCAACCAAGAGTAGTTCTCATAAAACGTACAGTCCTACTTCAGCCAAATTCTCCTTCGAAAGGCgtaaaattaaaaaaaaaaggttacCGTATTAGCGGCACCAAGGGCTGCAGGCCAGAAGAAACACAGTATGGTATACTATACTACACAAGTAACACCATGGTTAACGCGCTGAGAGGCCAGTAATGCAGATTATTTTCCCACTTGGTTTTCACATTCAGTAAATTCTTTTTCCGTATGAGGCGCTTACCTCATCGAAAAGatgaagggaaaaaaaaagtatataagCAGCGTGATTGTCCGattgaattttttcgtttctcACACCCTCTCTCTTTATCTGATCGCCCACACGCTtactctcttttttttttttgatgttttAGTTCACCCCctgccttttcttctttatcttgTTCTATTTAGTTTAttctgcttcttttttcatttttgagCATTTATCTTGTAGCTAACTATCTATCAGGCGAGGAATAGTCAATTTGTAGAgttccaaaaaaagaaattgaaggCGGCtagttgaaaatgaagtaCGTTGTTGTTTCTGGTGGTGTTATCTCAGGTATTGGTAAGGGTGTTTTAGCGTCCTCGACGGGGATGCTATTGAAGACTCTCGGTCTGAAGGTTACTTCCATCAAGATTGACCCATATATGAATATCGATGCCGGGACAATGTCTCCCTTGGAACATGGTGAGTGTTTTGTACTTGATGATGGTGGGGAAACAGACTTGGATCTCGGTAATTACGAGCGGTACCTCGGCATTACCTTAAGCAGAGACCATAACATCACCACTGGCAAGATATACTCTCATGTAATTTCCAGAGAAAGGAGAGGTGATTATTTAGGCAAAACAGTGCAAATTGTTCCTCATTTGACCAATGCGATTCAGGATTGGATTCAACgtgtttcaaaaattccaGTGGATGACACAGGATTAGAACCAGACATCTGTATCATCGAGCTAGGTGGTACGGTAGGTGATATTGAAAGCGCACCCTTTGTGGAAGCATTACGACAATTTCAGTTCGAAGTTGGAAGAGAGAATTTCGCTTTGATCCATGTTTCACTGGTGCCTGTCATTCATGGTGAACAGAAGACGAAACCCACCCAAGCAGCAATCAAAGACTTAAGGTCATTGGGGCTTATCCCCGATATGATTGCCTGCAGATGCAGTGAAGAACTTAACAAGAGTACCATTGACAAGATTGCCATGTTCTGCCATGTGGGACCGGAGCAAGTGGTCAATGTTCATGATGTTAACTCCACGTACCACGTTCCTTTATTGCTGCTAAAGCAACATATGATCGACTATCTCCATTCAAGGTTGAAATTAAGTGAAGTCCCCCTAACTTTAGAAGACAAGGAAAGAGGATCCCGATTATTGACTAATTGGGAGAACATGACTAAAAACTTGGATGATGCTGACGATGTTGTCAAGATTGCCCTTGTAGGCAAATACACTAATTTAAAGGATTCCTACCTCTCCGTGACCAAATCCTTAGAGCACGCAAGCATGAAGTGCCGTCGTCAACTGGAAATCCTTTGGGTGGAGGCAGGTAACCTAGAGCCCGAGACTCAAGAGGTGGACAAGAACAAGTTCCACGATTCGTGGAATAAACTCAGTTCCGCCGATGGGATTTTGGTGCCTGGTGGGTTTGGCACAAGGGGCATTGAGGGTATGATTCTTGCTGCCAAATGGGCCCGTGAATCCGGCGTCCCCTTTCTTGGGGTCTGTCTTGGCTTACAGGTTGCTGCTATCGAGTTCTCCCGTAATGTGATAGGCCGCCCAAACAGCAGTTCCACGGAATTCTTGGACGAGAAACTACTAGCTTCTGAAGACCAAGTAGTCATATACATGCCTGAGATCGATAAGGAACATATGGGTGGCACAATGAGATTGGGTCTGAGACCCACCATTTTCCAACCGAATTCAGAATGGAGCAACATAAGGAAGCTCTATGGCGAAGTCGATGAAGTGCACGAAAGACATCGTCATCGGTATGAGATAAATCCTAACTTAGTGGACGATATGGAGTCTCGtggctttatttttgttggCAAAGATGAGACAGGCCAACGTTGCGAAATATTCGAATTGAAAGGCCATCCATACTACGTGGGCACCCAATACCATCCGGAGTATACATCGAAAGTATTGGAACCATCAAGACCGTTTTTGGGGCTTGTGGCCGCAGCTTCCGGAATACTTGGTGAGGTAATCGAGGACATAAATCTAACCgatggaaatgaaaataaataaataaacgAATGAATGAATGAATGAATAGATGTGCTTACTTACTATTTACTTACATACGGTTTTTATTcaagtatattatcattaaCATTAGTTGGTTAGACCGATGACACCACAGGCTGGTCTTGGACCGGCATTACCAGTCTTCAAAGACTCTTCAGTGTCACCCTTACCTAAGTCATCTTGGCCAGCGTGGATAACGACACTTCTGCCAACAACAGAGGTAGGACCGATAAGCTTGATCAAAGAATCCTTAAAGGAGCCCTTGGCCACACCATTGCCATCCGTCTTTACATTACCCATGTCACCAACATGTCTGACTTCGTCAGTTGGAGCACCATGTGTCTTCTTGAAAGGATTAAAGTGAGGACCAGCAGAGACACAACCATTAGTAGCATCTCCAAACTCGTGAATATGGAACCCACGTTGGGCGTTAGGAGCATTACCAGCGATCTCGTAAGAGACAGTGGTTGGCTCGGATTCGGAAGCTTGTTCGAACTTGACAACACCGGAGACACCGGCGTCACCCTTT encodes:
- the YUH1 gene encoding ubiquitin-specific protease YUH1 (Ubiquitin C-terminal hydrolase~similar to YJR099W) — protein: MSRGDRAVVPIESNPEVFTEFAHNLGLKKEWAYFDIYSLTEPELLAFLPRPVKAIVLLFPINENAKTSANQQLSNSFDVIWFKQSVKNACGLYAILHSLSNNQSLLEPGSDLANFLKSQNDTTGSKNKFDDDTADQFVLNVINENTQTFSTGQSEAPEATADINLHYITYVEENGEIFELDGRNLGGPLYLGKSDPTATDLIEQNLVRLRIASYMENANEEDVLNFAMLGLGPTWE
- the AIM25 gene encoding Aim25p (similar to YJR100C), whose product is MNKTIMFFINRSCMRNFATLSKTLTNSPSRIIRNGSFRRVIRENNQITNTPPVYSYKENNNSSIIKVHDPVATTILNEPTIIIERQIEFMNVFLGFEQANRYAIMDVNGNKIASMMERDFSITKAIMRQFYRLHRPFLVDVFDNWGNVIMTIKRPFSFINSHIKTIVPPSAYVDNGSGSSHYHDGKEGTIVGETIQNWHLWRRRYELFQKNGTEGSTFDQFGKIDAPFLSFDFPVTDADGKIMASVDRNWVGLGREMFTDTGVYVVRFDSQRCFNDIYPTELLSSQVLTLDQRAVLLANAVSIDFDYFSRHSRQTGGFLSFGGGYDE
- the RSM26 gene encoding mitochondrial 37S ribosomal protein mS42 (Mitochondrial ribosomal protein of the small subunit~similar to YJR101W), with product MLVFKRGIHVVPKLPNSMALLQNGVPKILSSSGFKTVWFDYQRYLCDKLTLATAGQSLESYYPFHILLKTAGNPLQSNIFNLASSIHNNHLFVENILPSAIESGTTDSNAVVKTEPSRLFLSRIQDSFNGSDWQVVKEEMIYRAENEVLGQGWLFLVENSEKKLFILTSNNNGTPYYFPRNQSFDLNSAISIDEFSTLKQMKELIGSSTKSHGKVQDWTMPVICVNLWDHAYLHDYGVGNRSKYVKNVLDNLNWSVVNNRIFSGVSK
- the VPS25 gene encoding ESCRT-II subunit protein VPS25 (Component of the ESCRT-II complex~similar to YJR102C), whose product is MTALPPVYSFPPLYTRQPNSLTRRQQISTWIDIISQYCKCKKIWYMSADGAVVNDNSLDSGNTDNDDSKKVSKNLFNNEDIQRSVSQVFIDEIWSQMAKEGKCLPIDQSGRKSNNTTTTRYFILWKSLDNWASLILQWFEDSGKLNQVITLYELSEGDETFSWEFHGMPENLLYYCLKPLCDRNRASMLKDENDKVIAIKVV
- the URA8 gene encoding CTP synthase URA8 (Minor CTP synthase isozyme (see also URA7)~similar to YJR103W), which codes for MKYVVVSGGVISGIGKGVLASSTGMLLKTLGLKVTSIKIDPYMNIDAGTMSPLEHGECFVLDDGGETDLDLGNYERYLGITLSRDHNITTGKIYSHVISRERRGDYLGKTVQIVPHLTNAIQDWIQRVSKIPVDDTGLEPDICIIELGGTVGDIESAPFVEALRQFQFEVGRENFALIHVSLVPVIHGEQKTKPTQAAIKDLRSLGLIPDMIACRCSEELNKSTIDKIAMFCHVGPEQVVNVHDVNSTYHVPLLLLKQHMIDYLHSRLKLSEVPLTLEDKERGSRLLTNWENMTKNLDDADDVVKIALVGKYTNLKDSYLSVTKSLEHASMKCRRQLEILWVEAGNLEPETQEVDKNKFHDSWNKLSSADGILVPGGFGTRGIEGMILAAKWARESGVPFLGVCLGLQVAAIEFSRNVIGRPNSSSTEFLDEKLLASEDQVVIYMPEIDKEHMGGTMRLGLRPTIFQPNSEWSNIRKLYGEVDEVHERHRHRYEINPNLVDDMESRGFIFVGKDETGQRCEIFELKGHPYYVGTQYHPEYTSKVLEPSRPFLGLVAAASGILGEVIEDINLTDGNENK
- the SOD1 gene encoding superoxide dismutase SOD1 (Cytosolic copper-zinc superoxide dismutase~similar to YJR104C) → MVQAVAVLKGDAGVSGVVKFEQASESEPTTVSYEIAGNAPNAQRGFHIHEFGDATNGCVSAGPHFNPFKKTHGAPTDEVRHVGDMGNVKTDGNGVAKGSFKDSLIKLIGPTSVVGRSVVIHAGQDDLGKGDTEESLKTGNAGPRPACGVIGLTN